The Abyssicoccus albus nucleotide sequence ATCTCTGCCATTCCTCTTTTTACACGATCTGTTCCTTTTTGTTGCATCATAATCTCTCCTTTAATATGTATATATTTTATCCTACACAACTAACTGATATGGTAAAATAGCCAAATAAGAATAATTTTAGGTGGTCAGATTATGATTGAATTAGATAAGAAAAGTAATACACCAATGTACAAACAACTTTATGAACAAATAAAGTCACATATTTTATCTGGTCAGTATAAGCCACATGAAAAACTTCTCTCAAAAAGAGTGCTAGCAAAAGAACATCAAATTAGTCAAACGACTGTTGAAAATGCATTAAATTTATTGCTAGATGAGGGGATAATATATACTAAAGTTAAAAGTGGTATCTACGTTAGTCCTGTTGAAACAGTCTTTAAATCCACTAAACAGTCAAAAGCGGTAGAGATTAAAACTCAAAACCCTTATTCTTACGATATCGGCAAGATTGATACAGAAGTACTTCCCAATAAAACGTTCAAAAAGATTATAAAAGATTCTTTTTCTGATACTTCATTATTTCAAACGAGTCCATTTTTTGGCCATATCGAACTAAGACAACAGTTAACGCAGTATTTAGCAAAATCAAGAGGAGTTAATGCAACTTATGAGCAAGTCATTATAGGCTCTAGTACTCATCAGCTACTACAACGATTATTTAAAACATTATCATTCAAAAATATAGCCATTGAAAAGCCTAGTTATCCAACGATTGTAGATGTGTGTAAAAATAGTCAAGTAGAAATGACAACTGTTGAAGTAGATGAATATGGTATTGATATAAAAAATATAAAGCCGTCTTTAGACTGTATTCACATTACACCTAGTAAT carries:
- a CDS encoding PLP-dependent aminotransferase family protein, producing the protein MIELDKKSNTPMYKQLYEQIKSHILSGQYKPHEKLLSKRVLAKEHQISQTTVENALNLLLDEGIIYTKVKSGIYVSPVETVFKSTKQSKAVEIKTQNPYSYDIGKIDTEVLPNKTFKKIIKDSFSDTSLFQTSPFFGHIELRQQLTQYLAKSRGVNATYEQVIIGSSTHQLLQRLFKTLSFKNIAIEKPSYPTIVDVCKNSQVEMTTVEVDEYGIDIKNIKPSLDCIHITPSNQYPTGAILSIERRTKLLQFAKKNDIYIIEDDYDSEFRYNKEPLPSIQGLDLDGEHVIYMGTFSKSLFPSLRIAYMVLPQHLLQTYYDINHKESQTVPHHTQHFTKELMVSGEFERHIQRSRKYYSTKINHICNELDKKGILYSGAHTGMHIMLYNITPCNLRPVDDVPNAYILGIGGERTEDIIQFIHTLEVLK